From one Lolium rigidum isolate FL_2022 chromosome 4, APGP_CSIRO_Lrig_0.1, whole genome shotgun sequence genomic stretch:
- the LOC124650526 gene encoding alanine--tRNA ligase-like, whose protein sequence is MEQSTEWSSGRVRSTFIDFFKSKSHTVWPSSPVVPVDDPTLLFANAGMNQYKPVFLGTAAPDSQLGRLQRACNTQKCIRAGGKHNDLDDVGKDTYHHTFFEMLGNWSFGDYFKEEAIGYAWELLTQVYKLPTDRIYATYFGGDEKAGLAPDSESKNLWLKYLPVERVLPFGCKDNFWEMGDTGPCGPCTEIHFDRIGNRDAASLVNNDDPTCIEIWNLVFIQFNRESDGTLRPLPAKHVDTGMGFERLTSILQNKMSNYDTDVFMPLFEAIHNLAEGRIQPYSGKVGPDDVGKVDMAYRVVADHIRTLSFAIADGSQPGNEGREYVLRRILRRAVHFGHQKLTAKKGFFSLLVHDFVQVMGNVFPELKVNEKKIKDIIEDEEASFENTLAKGYERFKKAADAVKENGGTVISGQDAFILWDTYGYPIDLTEVMAVDIGLAVDMDGFNVSMEEARQKARSARYKAGGKSIVLDANATSQLRNQGLASTDDSPKFEHKEHSSVVKAIYNGSEFIAATSGDEDFGLVLESTSFYAEQGGQIYDTGSIDGPSGSFTVNNVQVFAGYVLHIGSFTEGSEALSVGDVVKCKVDYTRRTLIAPNHTCTHMLNFALREVLGDHIDQKGSIVLPEKLRFDFSHGKPVQPEDLRKIEYIVNQQIKDELEVSAQEIKLADAKRINGLRAVFGEIYPDPVRVVSIGRKVGDLLANPESKEWLSISTELCGGTHISNTRDAAAFALISEEGIAKGVRRITAVTAECASQAMKLASSIDTDINETSKLDGVLLEKRIGSIKSTLDAAAIPAARKADLRGKVSKLEDQLRKAKKKIGEENIQKAVKAAVDAAEAALSEGKQFCVTHVDVGLDATAVREAVVKAMNRFKSLPIMLFSTDEASNKAVIYAGVPPEAPNGFNVLEWLTPSIAPLKGRGGGGKNGLAQGQGSDASQLKEAMELATQIAKMKLS, encoded by the exons ATGGAGCAGTCGACGGAGTGGTCGTCCGGCCGGGTCCGGTCGACCTTCATCGACTTCTTCAAATCCAAGTCGCACACGGTCTGGCCGTCCAGCCCGGTCGTGCCCGTCGACGACCCCACGCTGCTCTTCGCCAACGCCGGGATGAACCAGTACAAGCCCGTCTTCCTCGGCACCGCCGCCCCGGACTCGCAGCTCGGCCGCCTGCAGCGCGCCTGCAACACCCAGAAGTGCATCCGCGCCGGCGGCAAGCACAACGACCTCGACGACGTTGGCAAGGACACATACCACCACACCTTCTTCGAGATGCTCGGGAACTGGTCCTTTGGAGACTACTTCAAGGAGGAGGCCATCGGATATGCATGGGAGCTCCTCACCCAG GTGTACAAACTACCCACTGATAGAATTTACGCAACCTACTTTGGTGGTGATGAGAAAGCTGGTCTTGCTCCGGATTCTGAGTCGAAAAATCTatggttgaagtatctaccggttGAAAGAGTATTGCCTTTTGGTTGCAAG GATAACTTCTGGGAGATGGGCGACACTGGTCCGTGTGGCCCATGCACAGAGATTCATTTtgatcgcattggcaaccgcgatgCAGCTTCATTAGTGAATAATGATGATCCTACATGTATTGAAATATGGAATCTTGTGTTCATCCAG TTCAATAGGGAATCGGACGGTACTTTGAGGCCCTTGCCAGCAAAACATGTTGACACAGGAATGGGCTTTGAGCGTTTAACTTCCATCCTTCAGAACAAAATGAGCAATTACGACACAGATGTGTTCATGCCATTatttgaggccatccacaat TTGGCTGAAGGTCGAATTCAACCATACTCTGGTAAAGTAGGCCCTGATGATGTTGGGAAAGTTGATATGGCATATAGAGTTGTTGCAGATCACATAAGAACCCTTTCTTTTGCTATTGCTGATGGTTCTCAGCCTG GAAATGAGGGAAGAGAGTATGTTCTAAGGCGCATACTTAGACGAGCTGTTCACTTTGGTCATCAAAAACTGACTGCAAAGAAAGGGTTTTTTAGCCT CCTTGTACATGATTTTGTCCAAGTCATGGGCAATGTATTTCCTGAGCTCAAGGTCAACGAAAAGAAGATAAAAGATATAATTGAAGATGAAGAGGCAAGCTTTGAGAACACTCTGGCAAAG gggtatgagAGATTTAAGAAAGCTGCAGATGCTGTCAAGGAGAATGGCGGGACAGTAATTAGTGGCCAG GATGCATTTATTCTCTGGGACACCTATGGATATCCCATTGATTTGACTGAG GTCATGGCAGTTGACATTGGGCTGGCTGTGGACATGGACGGTTTTAATGTCTCTATGGAAGAAGCAAGGCAGAAGGCTAGGAGTGCTCGCTACAAG GCTGGGGGAAAATCTATTGTCCTGGATGCTAATGCTACGTCACAGCTGCGCAACCAAGGGCTTGCAAGCACAGATGATAGCCCGAAGTTCGAACACAAG GAACATAGCAGCGTGGTGAAGGCTATCTATAATGGCTCAGAGTTCATAGCCGCCACATCTGGCGATGAGGACTTTGGTCTTGTGTTGGAAAGTACAAGTTTCTATGCGGAACAGGGTGGTCAG ATATATGACACTGGGAGTATTGATGGGCCATCTGGATCTTTCACTGTGAATAACGTCCAAGTGTTTGCTGGCTATGTTCTGCATATTGGTTCATTTACGGAAGGGTCTGAGGCATTATCTGTGGGTGATGTAGTGAAATGCAAG GTTGATTACACTCGGCGTACGCTCATTGCTCCAAACCATACCTGTACCCATATGCTGAACTTCGCTCTAAGG GAAGTACTTGGTGACCATATTGATCAGAAAGGTTCCATTGTTCTTCCAGAGAAGCTGAGATTTGATTTCTCCCATG GTAAACCTGTTCAGCCTGAAGATCTTAGAAAAATCGAGTATATTGTGAACCAACAAATAAAGGATGAGTTGGAGGTATCTGCACAAGAAATAAAATTGGCTGATGCAAAGCGCATAAATGGTCTGAGAGCTGTGTTTGGGGAG ATCTACCCTGATCCTGTAAGAGTTGTATCGATTGGTCGCAAAGTGGGAGATCTGCTTGCAAATCCTGAAAGCAAAGAATGGTTATCCATATCAACTGAGCTGTGTGGAG GTACACACATTTCAAACACTAGAGATGCTGCAGCATTTGCCCTCATATCCGAGGAGGGTATCGCGAAAGGTGTTCGAAGGATAACAGCTGTTACTGCTGAATGCGCCTCCCAggctatgaaattagcatcatcaatagacACTGATATCAATGAAACATCTAAATTGGACGGAGTCTTGTTGGAAAAG AGAATTGGTTCCATCAAGAGTACGCTGGATGCAGCTGCTATCCCAGCTGCAAGAAAAGCTGATCTAAGAGGCAAGGTCTCAAAGTTGGAG GATCAACTTAGGAAGGCCAAGAAGAAAATCGGTGAAGAAAACATCCAAAAGGCTGTGAAGGCTGCGGTAGATGCTGCAGAAGCTGCTCTTTCTGAAGGAAAACAGTTTTGTGTTACTCACGTCGATGTGGGTCTTGATGCCACTGCTGTCCGGGAAGCTGTTGTCAAAGCTATGAACCGTTTCAAG AGTTTGCCTATAATGCTGTTCAGCACAGATGAGGCGTCAAACAAGGCTGTTATTTACGCTGGTGTACCTCCTGAGGCACCCAATGGCTTCAATGTGTTGGAGTGGCTTACACCTTCAATTGCACCACTTAAAGGAAGAGGAGGTGGCGGCAAGAATGGTCTTGCACAGGGCCAG GGAAGTGATGCGTCTCAGCTCAAGGAGGCCATGGAGCTTGCTACCCAGATAGCTAAAATGAAGCTGAGCTGA